The following coding sequences lie in one Arachis stenosperma cultivar V10309 chromosome 5, arast.V10309.gnm1.PFL2, whole genome shotgun sequence genomic window:
- the LOC130979571 gene encoding uncharacterized protein LOC130979571, with translation MVFGKIANAKSVKEAWNTLKLSYKGVNKAQKAKLQFLRREYERYEMSSSETVEQYFTRVTDLVNKMRVYGEDMPDSKVVKKILRTMPMKYDHVVTTILESHNMDTMTIAELQGTMESHISRILEKSEKSTEKA, from the coding sequence ATGGTGTTTGGCAAAATAGCAAACGCCAAAAGTGTAAAGGAAGCATGGAACACGTTGAAACTATCATACAAAGGCGTAAATAAAGCTCAGAAAGCAAAGCTACAGTTTTTAAGAAGAGAATATGAAAGGTACGAGATGTCTAGCTCAGAAACTGTTGAGCAATATTTTACTCGTGTTACAGATCTTGTCAATAAAATGAGAGTCTATGGAGAAGATATGCCCGATAGCAAAGTGGTGAAAAAAATTCTTCGCACCATGCCGATGAAGTATGACCATGTGGTGACTACAATACTAGAGTCTCACAATATGGATACCATGACAATTGCAGAGTTGCAAGGAACCATGGAAAGCCATATTAGTAGAATACTGGAGAAATCAGAAAAATCAACTGAGAAAGCCTGA
- the LOC130979569 gene encoding uncharacterized protein LOC130979569, which produces MSSLETVAQYFTRVTNFINKMRVYRDDMSDSKVVEKILRTMPMKYGHVVTTILESHDMNTMTIVELQGTMESHISKILEKSEKSTKEAIKSRVNLNNVAASSHTQEGRGLGLNFQSKGRGSFRGKGHGNYNQSSYNNFTPPNQGSGETNFRPVN; this is translated from the coding sequence ATGTCTAGCTTAGAAACCGTTGCGCAATATTTTACTCGTGTTACAAACTTTATCAATAAGATGAGAGTCTATAGAGACGATATGTCCGATAGTAAAGTGGTGGAGAAAATTCTTCGCACCATGCCGATGAAGTATGGCCATGTGGTGACTACAATACTAGAGTCACACGATATGAATACAATGACGATTGTAGAGTTGCAAGGAACCATGGAAAGCCACATTAGTAAAATACTGGAGAAATCAGAAAAATCAACCAAGGAAGCCATTAAAAGCCGAGTGAATTTAAACAATGTTGCAGCATCAAGTCATACACAAGAAGGACGAGGTCTTGGTCTTAATTTTCAAAGTAAAGGCAGAGGAAGTTTTAGAGGTAAAGGTCATGGCAATTACAACCAATCAAGTTACAATAATTTTACACCACCTAATCAAGGAAGCGGTGAAACGAATTTCAGACCTGTCAACTGA
- the LOC130982124 gene encoding uncharacterized protein LOC130982124: MGCMVSQLASKFAFFPPSPPTYHLKNRDNDGKLTVVSTAAPIPHADDTNLDVLLVDTKHGNKIVAFYLKNPYARLTLLYSHGNAADLGQLYDLFVQLKVNLRVNLMGYDYSGYGASTGKPSESSTYADIEAIYECLETEYGVSQEDVILYGQSVGSGPTLHLAAKLPRLRGVVLHSGILSGLRVLCHVKFTFCFDIYKNINKIKKVKCPVLVIHGTEDDVVNWLHGNGLWKMAKDTYDPLWIKGGGHCNLELYPDYIRHLSKFVQEMENMTTEKHLKKIRQNKKLQPKNCCLSGCECCNISSCTCEYPKCSSCECPKCSSCECPSYSLSFNCPRCCKLSCAKCCRLPKLSNCFGPCLCCCGKCSGSSYSIRCSMPSCCCSTPSCCKNCWCWKCCFGFGRHSGTNGKHNG, encoded by the exons ATGGGTTGCATGGTGTCTCAGCTCGCTTCAAAGTTCGCCTTCTTCCCACCCTCTCCACCCACTTACCACCTCAAGAACCGGGACAACGACGGCAAGCTCACGGTGGTCTCCACCGCCGCTCCGATCCCTCACGCCGACGACACCAACTTGGATGTTCTCCTTGTTGACACCAAACATGGAAACAAGATCGTTGCTTTCTATCTTAAGAACCCTTATGCTCGCCTCACTCTTCTCTATTCTCATGGCAATGCTGCTGACTTGGGTCAACTCTATGATCTCTTCGTTCAACTCAAGGTCAATCTTAGAGTTAATCTCATGGG ATATGACTACTCTGGATATGGGGCCTCTACTGGCAAG CCTAGTGAATCCAGCACATATGCAGACATAGAGGCGATATATGAATGCCTCGAGACTGAATACGGAGTTAGCCAGGAAGATGTAATCTTGTATGGGCAATCGGTTGGAAGCGGACCGACATTGCACTTGGCAGCTAAATTGCCAAGGTTGAGAGGTGTCGTTCTACACAGTGGCATTCTTTCTGGACTTAGAGTTCTTTGCCATGTGAAGTTCACATTTTGCTTTGATATTTATAAG AACATCAACAAAATAAAGAAGGTCAAGTGCCCTGTATTGGTGATACAT GGTACAGAAGATGATGTTGTCAATTGGCTACATGGTAATGGACTGTGGAAAATGGCGAAGGACACCTACGATCCGTTGTGGATCAAAGGAGGCGGCCACTGCAACTTGGAGCTTTACCCCGATTACATTCGCCACCTATCCAAATTTGTCCAAGAAATGGAGAACATGACAACCGAAAAACACCTCAAGAAGATTCGTCAGAATAAGAAGCTGCAACCGAAAAACTGTTGTTTGTCTGGTTGTGAATGCTGCAACATTAGTAGTTGTACATGCGAGTATCCGAAATGCTCTAGCTGCGAATGTCCGAAATGTTCTAGCTGCGAATGCCCGAGTTATTCCTTGTCCTTCAATTGTCCTAGGTGCTGTAAACTTAGCTGTGCAAAGTGTTGCCGCCTACCGAAGCTGTCGAATTGTTTCGGACCATGCTTGTGCTGCTGTGGAAAATGCTCAGGTTCTAGTTATAGTATAAGATGCTCAATGCCTAGTTGCTGCTGCTCAACACCAAGTTGCTGTAAGAATTGTTGGTGCTGGAAATGTTGTTTTGGATTTGGAAGACACAGTGGCACAAATGGAAAGCACAATGGCTAA